Genomic DNA from Actinomycetota bacterium:
ACAAGCCGATCGCCGTCATGGGCGGCGGGACGGGCCTCGTCGGCGATCCGAGCGGCCGGGAGTCCGAGCGATCGCTCCTTGCACCGGCGGTGCTCGAGGCCAACATTGCTGCCATCCGGAAGCAGGCCGAGCGCATCGTCGACTTCAGCCCCGGCGAGTCGCAGGCGACCATGGTCGACAACGCCGACTGGCTGCGGCCCCTCCGATTGACCGACTTCCTCCGCGACATCGGCAAACACTTCAGCGTGAACCAGATGGTCGCCCGGGACTCGGTTCGCAACCGCCTGGAGAACCGGGAGCAGGGGATCTCGTTCACCGAGTTCACCTACATGCTGTTGCAGTCGTACGACTTTCTCCACCTGTTCCAGCAGTTCAACTGCCGGCTGCAGATCGGGGGGAGCGACCAGTGGGGCAACATCACCTACGGCATCGAGCTCATCCGAAAGGTCACCGGCGCCGAGGCGTACGGGCTCACCTCTCCTTTAATCAAGGGGTTGGGCGGGGCGAAGATGGGCAAAAGCGTCGGCGGCAATGTCTGGCTCGACCCGGCGAAGACCAGCCCCTACCGCTTCTACCAGCACTTCATCAACGTCGACGACTCTCAGGTCGGGCAGTTGCTGCGGTTTTTCACCTTCCTGCCCCGCGAGGAGATCGAGGCCCTGGAAGAGCAGGTTCGGGAGGCGCCCCAGCTCCGGGAGGCCCACAGGGCGCTGGCCCGCGAGGTCACCACGCTTGTTCACGGTCCCGATGAGGCGGCGAAGGCGGAGCGGGCGTCCCAGGCCCTGTTCGGGGCCAACATCACCGAGCTGGAGGAGACCGAGCTGCTGGACGTCCTGGCCGACGCTCCGTCGTCCACGCTTCCCCACAGCTCGCTCGGCGAGGGGACGCCGTTGATCGACCTGCTGATCGAGTCGGGCCTCGCCACCTCCCGCAAGACCGCCCGGGAGTTCATCGGCGGGGGCGGCGTCTACATCAACAACACCAGACAGACCGACATCGACCGGGCGGTGGGGGAGGGCGACCTGCTGCACGGCCGCTACGTGGTGCTCCGCCGCGGCAAAAAGAACCACCACCTGGTGAGCTTCGGTTGAGCGACGCGGTTTTCGACAACCTCGACCTGGAGACCCTCCACCGGCTGCACAGCGCCAAGTGGAGGCACTACCCGGACGACGTGATCCCGGCCTGGGTGGCCGAGATGGACTTCCCGGTGGCCGATCCGGTTCGCCGGGCGGTCGAGGCGGTTGCCGAACGCAGCGACTTCGGGTACCCGGCGTCCATCGAGCACACCGGCTTCGCCGACGTGGTCGCGGGCTGGGCCGACCGCTCCTACGGGTGGAAGGTCGACCCCAAGAATGTGGTGATCCTCCCCGACGTGGTGCGGGGCCTTGACGTCGGCCTTCGCATCCTCTCCGAGCCGGGCGACGGAGTCGTCATCCAGCCGCCGGTCTACCCTCCCTTCTTCAGCTCGATCAAGCAGAACGAGCGCAAGGTGGTGGAGAACCCGATGGTTTTCCGGGACGGCCGCTACGAGGTCGACTTCGAAGGGCTGGACGCCGCCATGGCGAACGCCAGCGTCTTCATCCTCTGCAACCCGCAGAACCCAACAGGCCGGTCGTTCAGCCGCTCCGAGCTTGAGGCGATGGCCGAGCTGGCCATCCGGCACGACGTGTCCGTGATCGCCGACGAGGTTCACTCCCCGCTGACCCTGCCCGGGGCGTCGCACACCGTGTTTTCGATGTTGGGTGACGATGTCGCGGCCCGGACCCTGACCGTCACCGCCGCCTCGAAGGCGTGGAACTTCGGCGGGCTCAAATGCGGCTTTGCGGTCGGCGGGTCGACCGAACACGTCGAGAAGCTCAACGCGCTTGGTCACCACGTGGTCGGTGGCGCGAGCATCGTCGGCATCGAGGCGACCGAGGCCGCATTCACCGAGGGCGGGCCCTGGATGGCCCGGGTGGTCGACTACCTGGACGGGAACCGCCGGCTGTTGGGCGAACTGCTGCAGCAGCACCTGCCCGAGGTGGTCTACGCCATGCCCGAGGCCACCTACCTCGCCTGGCTCGACTGCCGCGCCCTCGGCCTGAAGCCGGACCCCC
This window encodes:
- the tyrS gene encoding tyrosine--tRNA ligase yields the protein MPEDIFSELQWRGLVHQTTDPELGKLLAAEQFVLYCGFDPTADSLHLGGLIQLLGLRRMQLAGHKPIAVMGGGTGLVGDPSGRESERSLLAPAVLEANIAAIRKQAERIVDFSPGESQATMVDNADWLRPLRLTDFLRDIGKHFSVNQMVARDSVRNRLENREQGISFTEFTYMLLQSYDFLHLFQQFNCRLQIGGSDQWGNITYGIELIRKVTGAEAYGLTSPLIKGLGGAKMGKSVGGNVWLDPAKTSPYRFYQHFINVDDSQVGQLLRFFTFLPREEIEALEEQVREAPQLREAHRALAREVTTLVHGPDEAAKAERASQALFGANITELEETELLDVLADAPSSTLPHSSLGEGTPLIDLLIESGLATSRKTAREFIGGGGVYINNTRQTDIDRAVGEGDLLHGRYVVLRRGKKNHHLVSFG
- a CDS encoding MalY/PatB family protein → MSDAVFDNLDLETLHRLHSAKWRHYPDDVIPAWVAEMDFPVADPVRRAVEAVAERSDFGYPASIEHTGFADVVAGWADRSYGWKVDPKNVVILPDVVRGLDVGLRILSEPGDGVVIQPPVYPPFFSSIKQNERKVVENPMVFRDGRYEVDFEGLDAAMANASVFILCNPQNPTGRSFSRSELEAMAELAIRHDVSVIADEVHSPLTLPGASHTVFSMLGDDVAARTLTVTAASKAWNFGGLKCGFAVGGSTEHVEKLNALGHHVVGGASIVGIEATEAAFTEGGPWMARVVDYLDGNRRLLGELLQQHLPEVVYAMPEATYLAWLDCRALGLKPDPHTFFLEEAKVAFSAGPMFGTQGEGFVRFNFATSRAIVTEIVQRMAAAVKRSRES